A region from the Sphingopyxis lindanitolerans genome encodes:
- a CDS encoding MFS transporter produces the protein MVGLLLAVLILSYFDRYILSLLIEPLKKSIQLTDFQVGLLLGPAFSLFHVIVGIPLGWFADRTNRKYLLIGGVVIWCAMTTGNGFVTTFAALLLLRLGLGLGEAVVTPASISIISDYFKRSERASAISVYLAGPYLGAGLAFLVGGFIVSHLETMGHVNWPLIGERAPWQAAFIFVGIPGFIMALLMLSIREPERKERTGDALGIDVAFRYIHRRWRAYGVIFVGSACNFAMSAMTFWSVPLFQRVYGWGIAETGVVTGLFYFTAGPLGTMLAVRAQKRFALKHKDSTMRQLLFGLLIVIPASALYPIMPRAEFAVALMFVAFIGKSVATPGGPASMMQITPGEMRSQSMAIFNTVIALIGPLLGPPLIGLAIDASGDPNSIGVVLSAYVLIIGVPAILLLALGLRHYRAAVQDMEEALEP, from the coding sequence GTGGTTGGACTGCTGCTCGCGGTTTTAATCCTGTCCTATTTTGACAGATATATTCTCAGCTTGCTGATCGAGCCGTTGAAAAAGTCGATCCAACTGACTGACTTTCAGGTCGGTTTGCTGCTCGGTCCTGCCTTTTCACTCTTCCATGTGATTGTCGGCATCCCGCTCGGCTGGTTTGCGGATCGAACCAATCGAAAATATCTGCTGATAGGAGGCGTCGTCATCTGGTGCGCGATGACGACCGGCAACGGCTTTGTGACGACATTCGCGGCATTGTTACTGCTGCGCCTCGGCCTCGGTCTTGGCGAGGCGGTGGTCACACCCGCTTCGATCTCGATTATCAGCGATTATTTCAAACGTAGCGAGCGGGCCAGCGCAATCAGCGTTTATTTAGCCGGCCCCTATTTGGGCGCAGGGCTGGCCTTTCTGGTCGGCGGTTTCATCGTCAGCCATCTGGAAACGATGGGGCACGTCAATTGGCCCCTGATCGGCGAGCGAGCGCCATGGCAGGCCGCTTTTATCTTCGTCGGAATCCCGGGCTTCATCATGGCCCTGTTGATGCTCAGCATCCGTGAGCCTGAACGCAAGGAACGCACAGGCGACGCGCTGGGCATCGATGTCGCCTTTCGCTACATTCATCGGCGGTGGCGCGCTTATGGCGTGATCTTCGTCGGTTCCGCGTGCAATTTCGCGATGAGCGCCATGACCTTCTGGAGCGTCCCGCTGTTTCAACGCGTGTATGGATGGGGCATCGCGGAAACCGGGGTGGTCACGGGGCTGTTCTATTTCACTGCGGGGCCATTAGGCACCATGCTTGCCGTGCGGGCGCAAAAGCGGTTCGCTCTCAAGCATAAGGACAGCACGATGCGACAGTTGCTGTTCGGCCTGCTTATCGTGATCCCCGCAAGCGCGCTCTACCCGATCATGCCGCGAGCCGAATTTGCGGTGGCGCTGATGTTCGTGGCCTTTATCGGCAAATCGGTTGCAACCCCAGGCGGCCCTGCGTCGATGATGCAGATCACGCCCGGCGAGATGCGCAGCCAATCGATGGCGATTTTCAATACGGTGATCGCGCTGATCGGACCGCTGCTTGGTCCGCCCCTGATTGGTTTGGCGATCGACGCAAGTGGCGATCCAAATTCCATTGGCGTCGTCCTAAGTGCCTATGTGCTGATCATCGGCGTTCCCGCAATCCTGCTGCTGGCTCTCGGCCTGCGTCATTATCGCGCCGCGGTTCAGGATATGGAAGAAGCACTCGAACCCTGA